One Bradyrhizobium sp. CCGB12 genomic window carries:
- a CDS encoding dienelactone hydrolase family protein, translating into MSDALLKPDDLSDFNQRILSLEGAAKPVYVAGQGPAVIVMTEMPGISPHVARFARWVRDAGFRVYMPSLFGKDGDVPDAETAAGVFRRACVSAEFRALGGGSSSPVSNWLRALARLAHDESGGAGVGAIGMCFTGNFALNMMLEPVLLAPVLSQPSLPLDNPAGIESSADDLTQVRSRLEREDLTVLAYRFAGDSFCRAERFAAYQAALGDRFVGRVLPDAAANTGPKPPFFEQFVKTPHSVVTVHLVDEAGQLTLAARDEILAFFQRRLKAGSA; encoded by the coding sequence ATGAGTGATGCGCTGCTGAAGCCTGACGATCTGTCCGATTTCAACCAGCGGATACTCTCGTTGGAGGGCGCGGCAAAGCCGGTCTATGTTGCGGGCCAGGGACCCGCTGTCATCGTCATGACGGAGATGCCGGGCATCAGCCCGCACGTTGCGCGTTTCGCCCGCTGGGTTCGCGACGCCGGCTTCCGTGTCTACATGCCGTCGCTCTTCGGAAAGGATGGCGACGTCCCCGACGCGGAGACTGCAGCCGGCGTTTTCAGGCGCGCGTGCGTCAGCGCTGAATTTCGCGCGCTCGGCGGCGGATCATCGAGCCCCGTATCCAACTGGCTGCGGGCGCTCGCCAGGCTGGCTCATGACGAAAGCGGGGGGGCGGGCGTCGGAGCCATCGGCATGTGCTTCACCGGCAATTTTGCGCTGAACATGATGCTGGAGCCGGTCCTGCTGGCCCCCGTGCTGTCCCAGCCGTCGCTCCCGCTGGACAATCCCGCCGGCATCGAGAGCTCCGCTGACGATCTGACGCAAGTCCGTTCAAGGCTCGAACGAGAAGACCTGACCGTCCTAGCTTACCGATTTGCGGGCGATTCATTCTGCCGCGCCGAACGGTTCGCCGCCTATCAGGCCGCGCTCGGCGATCGCTTCGTCGGTCGCGTCTTGCCTGACGCGGCCGCGAACACCGGGCCCAAGCCGCCGTTCTTCGAGCAGTTCGTCAAGACGCCCCACAGCGTCGTCACGGTTCATCTCGTTGATGAGGCAGGGCAGCTCACGCTCGCAGCCCGGGACGAGATTCTCGCGTTCTTCCAAAGGCGCCTGAAAGCCGGATCGGCCTGA
- a CDS encoding GlxA family transcriptional regulator, with protein sequence MSSSGKGCANGISRALTSTSVKNDINRVYFAMPLLDVLVLEGASAASVAITVELIAVANGIRAKAGRPPCFDVRMSGSGARWATRLARLPSKQGANGPADVVIVPGLAWMDEQLIREGLQRRDAERARKALRAAFRSGAEIASSCSAVFLVASAGLLDARRATTTWWLAPLFRQLFPKVTLDTDAMVMTDGRVTTAGAAMAQLDLMLSIIARHAGPDLADSCARFLLLDRRQSQSRYMALSFLTAADDRVSRAERWARARLHRAFTISELAKAVGLGARTFARRCERATGLSPVRFVQKLRVDKAMELLETTRLSLDEIAEKVGYADPSTLRRLLHREKTPGARASRAVRKRDHGAAPSGTHEAHRTRGFAKAKVGRARSLD encoded by the coding sequence ATGTCGTCCTCCGGAAAAGGTTGCGCAAACGGTATTTCCCGGGCATTGACTTCGACAAGTGTCAAAAATGACATTAATCGGGTCTATTTTGCCATGCCGCTCCTTGACGTTCTGGTCCTGGAAGGAGCCTCCGCGGCCAGTGTCGCCATCACCGTCGAATTGATCGCCGTGGCCAACGGCATTCGTGCAAAGGCGGGACGACCACCCTGCTTTGACGTCAGAATGTCCGGCTCCGGGGCAAGGTGGGCAACGCGGCTTGCAAGGCTGCCCTCGAAGCAAGGCGCCAATGGACCTGCAGACGTCGTGATCGTCCCCGGGCTGGCCTGGATGGATGAGCAACTCATTCGCGAAGGATTGCAACGACGGGATGCCGAAAGGGCCAGGAAGGCTCTCCGCGCAGCCTTTCGGTCCGGAGCTGAGATCGCCAGCTCCTGTTCGGCCGTCTTCCTGGTTGCGAGCGCCGGGCTGCTGGATGCCCGTCGCGCAACCACGACCTGGTGGCTCGCGCCCTTGTTTCGGCAGCTCTTTCCAAAGGTGACGCTCGACACGGATGCGATGGTGATGACCGACGGGCGCGTAACGACCGCCGGTGCGGCAATGGCTCAACTGGACTTGATGCTTTCGATCATTGCCCGCCATGCCGGACCAGACCTCGCGGACAGCTGCGCCCGGTTTCTCCTGCTGGACCGCAGGCAATCGCAATCGCGCTATATGGCGCTATCGTTTCTCACCGCCGCGGACGATCGCGTTTCGCGCGCGGAGCGCTGGGCGCGGGCGCGACTGCACCGGGCCTTTACAATCTCCGAACTTGCAAAGGCTGTGGGACTGGGTGCGCGCACCTTTGCGCGCCGATGCGAGCGCGCGACGGGGCTTTCGCCGGTGAGATTCGTCCAGAAGTTGCGCGTCGACAAGGCGATGGAGCTTCTGGAGACCACACGGCTGAGCCTCGACGAAATCGCGGAGAAGGTTGGATATGCCGATCCCTCTACGCTTCGCAGGCTCTTGCATCGAGAGAAGACACCCGGTGCGCGGGCCTCGCGTGCCGTGCGCAAGCGGGACCATGGCGCCGCGCCCTCCGGGACGCATGAAGCACACCGCACGCGAGGATTTGCCAAGGCGAAAGTTGGGCGCGCCAGAAGCCTGGACTAG
- a CDS encoding acyl-CoA dehydrogenase family protein, translating into MSSPAKTISRDWLDWPFFEPRHRAVCEALDRFVTQGGLEAVDHSDVDGACRKLVRALGAAGLLDCAVAAPDGDVASIDSRSICLSRETLAFADGLADFAFAMQGLGSGAIALAGSAELRNAVLPKVRSGEWLAAFALSEREAGSDVAAMTCTAREDGDSYVLEGEKTWISNGGIADVYTLFARTGEAPGARGISAFAVFPDDPGFGVAERIDIIAPHPLATLRLDNCRIPISRRIGPSDGGFKIAMQTLDIFRSSVAAAALGFARRALEEARVHAQTRRMFGTTLSDLQLTQSALGDMATETDAAALLTYRAAWRRDVQKLPTTREAAMAKLAATETAQRVVDRAVQMFGGRGVRKGEIVESLYREVRALRIYEGATEVQKLIVARELLKSR; encoded by the coding sequence ATGAGCTCACCGGCAAAGACAATCTCGCGCGACTGGCTGGACTGGCCGTTCTTCGAGCCGCGTCATCGTGCAGTTTGCGAGGCGCTCGATCGCTTCGTCACGCAGGGGGGTCTTGAGGCGGTCGACCACAGCGACGTCGACGGCGCCTGCCGCAAGCTCGTACGCGCGCTCGGTGCGGCAGGGCTGCTCGACTGCGCGGTTGCGGCGCCGGACGGTGACGTCGCCAGCATCGATTCCCGCTCGATCTGTCTGTCGCGCGAAACGCTCGCCTTTGCCGATGGCCTTGCCGATTTCGCCTTTGCCATGCAGGGCCTCGGATCCGGCGCGATCGCGCTTGCCGGCTCGGCGGAGCTGCGAAACGCCGTGCTGCCGAAAGTCCGTTCAGGCGAATGGCTGGCGGCCTTCGCGCTTTCGGAGCGGGAGGCGGGCTCGGACGTGGCGGCGATGACGTGCACGGCGCGCGAGGACGGCGACAGCTACGTTCTGGAGGGCGAGAAGACCTGGATCTCGAATGGCGGGATCGCCGACGTCTACACGCTGTTCGCGCGAACCGGGGAGGCGCCGGGCGCGCGCGGCATCTCGGCCTTCGCAGTGTTTCCGGATGATCCCGGCTTTGGCGTGGCCGAGCGCATCGATATCATCGCGCCGCATCCGCTTGCCACCTTGCGTCTGGATAATTGCCGCATTCCGATCAGCCGCCGCATCGGGCCGTCAGACGGCGGATTCAAGATTGCGATGCAGACCCTCGACATCTTCCGGTCCTCGGTGGCCGCAGCGGCATTGGGATTTGCCAGACGAGCGCTGGAGGAAGCGCGAGTGCACGCGCAGACACGGCGCATGTTCGGGACGACGCTGTCGGACCTGCAGTTGACCCAGTCCGCACTCGGGGACATGGCGACTGAGACAGATGCCGCGGCGCTGCTGACCTACCGCGCCGCCTGGCGCCGCGACGTCCAGAAGCTTCCCACCACGCGTGAAGCGGCCATGGCAAAACTGGCCGCGACCGAAACCGCCCAGCGGGTCGTTGATCGCGCGGTGCAGATGTTTGGCGGTCGCGGCGTGCGCAAAGGCGAGATCGTCGAGAGCCTGTATCGCGAAGTCCGGGCGCTTCGCATCTACGAAGGGGCGACCGAGGTTCAGAAGCTGATTGTCGCGCGCGAGCTTCTCAAGTCGCGCTAG
- a CDS encoding mandelate racemase/muconate lactonizing enzyme family protein, which produces MTDSFTIRSIQAFCYRYPLATPVVTSFGKMLNRPAVFVRAVDEDGVEGWGEAWSNFPAPGAEHRARLVNEVLAPGLVGCKFDDPAQAFETLTEGTGVLALQCGEPGPFAQAISGIDLALWDLSARRQRLPLWRLLGGQSRTIKVYASGINPGGAAQTAEAALRRGHRALKLKVGFGAETDLANLAALRGIVGAGMLATDANQGWSVAQAMEMLPRLAEFDLRWLEEPLRADRPREEWRKLYAAAKMPIAAGENISSVEAFKDVLSEGVLGVVQPDIAKWGGLSACAGLARDILKVGKMFCPHYLGGGLGLLASAHLLAGVGGDGWLEVDANDNPLRDLFCGPVLNVREGTVELGQEPGLGVTPDLSSIERYRTI; this is translated from the coding sequence ATGACTGACAGCTTTACCATCCGCTCGATCCAGGCGTTCTGCTATCGCTATCCCCTGGCGACGCCGGTGGTGACGTCGTTCGGCAAGATGCTCAACCGTCCCGCCGTCTTCGTTCGCGCTGTCGACGAAGACGGCGTCGAGGGATGGGGCGAGGCCTGGTCCAACTTTCCTGCTCCAGGCGCGGAGCATCGCGCCCGCCTCGTCAACGAGGTGCTCGCGCCGGGTCTTGTTGGGTGTAAATTCGACGATCCGGCTCAGGCCTTCGAGACGCTGACTGAGGGTACCGGGGTGCTGGCGCTTCAATGCGGCGAACCGGGTCCGTTCGCGCAGGCAATTTCGGGCATCGACCTTGCACTGTGGGACCTCTCCGCACGCCGCCAACGGTTGCCGCTGTGGCGGCTGCTCGGCGGACAGTCGCGCACGATCAAGGTCTATGCCAGCGGTATCAATCCCGGCGGGGCCGCCCAGACGGCGGAAGCGGCGCTCAGGCGCGGCCATCGCGCGCTGAAGCTGAAGGTCGGCTTCGGTGCTGAGACCGACCTCGCCAATCTCGCCGCGCTGCGCGGGATTGTCGGCGCCGGCATGCTTGCCACCGATGCCAATCAGGGCTGGTCAGTTGCGCAGGCGATGGAGATGCTGCCGCGCCTTGCCGAGTTCGATCTGCGCTGGCTGGAGGAGCCGCTTCGAGCCGATCGGCCGCGCGAGGAGTGGCGCAAGCTGTACGCTGCAGCGAAGATGCCGATTGCTGCCGGCGAAAACATCTCGAGCGTCGAAGCCTTCAAGGACGTGCTGTCCGAAGGCGTGCTCGGCGTGGTTCAGCCCGACATCGCGAAATGGGGCGGCCTCAGCGCCTGCGCCGGGCTGGCGCGCGACATCCTGAAGGTGGGCAAGATGTTCTGTCCGCACTATCTCGGCGGCGGTCTCGGCTTGCTTGCGTCCGCGCATCTGCTGGCCGGCGTCGGAGGTGACGGCTGGCTGGAAGTCGATGCCAACGACAACCCGTTGCGCGATCTGTTTTGCGGCCCGGTCCTGAACGTGAGGGAAGGCACAGTCGAATTGGGCCAAGAGCCGGGGCTCGGGGTCACGCCTGATCTGTCGTCTATCGAGCGCTATCGTACCATTTAG
- a CDS encoding tagatose 1,6-diphosphate aldolase, translating into MRTIGKNRGLARLADADGHFRMVALDQRPPLFDAIARAKGITREQVEYSDVTAAKRLLVENLAPHCSSMLFDPNFAVPAAIDLLPPRCGLIMTLEEHRVEETAGGRKSRAITNWSVEKIRAMGGDAVKVLAWYRPDADAAVNEHQKKFVREIGEECARHDIPYVLELLVYPFLGSANHTADYVESPGKLPGLVIDSVREFAKAEYGVDLLKLESPLAANGLPARDGSAEAKAAQKEFDAIGDICRGRSIPWVLLSGGAAPEKFERVLDYSYAAGASGFLAGRTIWLDAVLKNFPDRAAVAASLRKDGLGVLERLNQLTTAKGTPWKARFPGFTDIKQEGDFARAY; encoded by the coding sequence ATGAGAACGATTGGAAAAAACCGCGGCCTGGCACGGCTTGCCGATGCGGACGGCCACTTTCGCATGGTCGCGCTGGACCAGCGGCCGCCGCTGTTCGACGCCATTGCCAGGGCGAAAGGCATCACTCGGGAGCAGGTCGAATATTCCGACGTCACGGCAGCAAAGCGCCTTCTCGTCGAGAACCTTGCGCCGCATTGCAGCTCGATGCTGTTCGATCCGAATTTTGCCGTGCCCGCGGCGATCGACTTGTTGCCGCCGCGCTGCGGCCTGATCATGACTCTGGAAGAGCACCGCGTCGAAGAGACTGCAGGCGGCCGCAAGTCCCGCGCCATCACCAATTGGAGCGTGGAGAAAATCCGCGCCATGGGCGGGGATGCCGTCAAGGTGCTGGCCTGGTATCGGCCGGATGCCGATGCAGCGGTGAATGAACATCAGAAGAAGTTCGTCCGCGAGATCGGCGAGGAATGCGCCCGCCACGACATTCCCTATGTCCTCGAGCTGCTGGTCTATCCGTTCCTCGGCAGCGCCAATCACACCGCCGACTATGTGGAATCGCCCGGCAAGCTGCCCGGCCTCGTCATCGATAGCGTGCGCGAGTTTGCCAAGGCGGAATACGGCGTCGATCTCCTCAAGCTGGAGAGCCCGCTTGCGGCCAACGGCCTGCCGGCCCGCGACGGCAGCGCGGAAGCCAAGGCCGCGCAGAAGGAGTTCGATGCGATCGGCGACATCTGCCGTGGGCGCAGCATCCCTTGGGTGCTGCTGTCGGGCGGCGCTGCCCCCGAGAAATTCGAGCGCGTTCTCGACTACTCCTATGCCGCAGGCGCAAGTGGCTTTCTCGCCGGCCGCACGATCTGGCTCGACGCCGTCCTGAAGAATTTCCCGGATCGCGCGGCGGTGGCGGCCAGCCTGCGCAAGGATGGCCTCGGCGTACTGGAGCGGCTCAACCAGCTCACCACCGCCAAGGGCACGCCGTGGAAGGCGCGCTTCCCGGGGTTCACCGATATCAAGCAGGAAGGTGACTTCGCGCGCGCCTATTGA
- a CDS encoding PfkB family carbohydrate kinase, with the protein MSLAANIGDLSALADVASKARPAHVICLGLSALDQVWRVDRPFAGGSEKIKAVEYGTLGGGMAANASVAVAKLGASVAFWGRAGNDAAGHEMRSAFVAEGVDVENLRLFPDGRSSVSGIIVDSSGERQIVNFRGLYPEAADWLPLKSVARASSVLADPRWVEGAATLFREARARGIPTVLDGDMADAEVFERLLPLTDHAIFSEPALTSFAGSASDGSLAALARFGCRVIAVTRGEDGVSWYENGELHRQAAYAVDVVDTTGAGDVFHGAYALAIGAGLDVRAAMAFSAATAAMKCRHAGGRNGIPDINECLAFMRTTP; encoded by the coding sequence GTGAGCCTGGCAGCCAACATCGGTGATCTGTCAGCGCTGGCGGACGTTGCGTCCAAAGCCAGGCCTGCGCATGTGATTTGCCTGGGCCTGTCCGCGCTCGACCAGGTCTGGCGCGTCGATCGGCCGTTCGCGGGTGGAAGCGAGAAGATCAAGGCCGTCGAATACGGCACGCTTGGCGGCGGCATGGCTGCCAATGCGAGTGTGGCCGTGGCAAAGCTCGGCGCGTCCGTCGCGTTCTGGGGACGGGCAGGGAATGACGCCGCGGGCCACGAGATGAGGTCGGCCTTCGTGGCCGAGGGCGTCGACGTCGAGAATCTCCGCCTGTTTCCCGACGGCCGCTCGTCCGTCTCCGGAATCATCGTCGATAGTTCCGGAGAACGCCAGATCGTCAATTTCCGCGGCCTCTATCCCGAAGCCGCCGATTGGCTGCCGCTGAAAAGCGTCGCCCGCGCATCGTCCGTGCTGGCCGATCCGCGGTGGGTCGAGGGCGCCGCGACGCTGTTCCGCGAAGCGCGAGCGCGCGGCATCCCGACCGTGCTCGACGGCGACATGGCCGACGCCGAGGTGTTCGAGCGGCTGCTGCCGCTGACGGACCACGCCATCTTCTCCGAGCCCGCACTCACGTCCTTTGCCGGCTCGGCCAGCGACGGCTCTCTCGCAGCATTGGCGCGTTTCGGCTGCCGCGTTATCGCCGTCACGCGCGGCGAGGACGGCGTAAGCTGGTACGAGAATGGCGAGCTGCACCGGCAGGCGGCCTATGCCGTCGACGTCGTCGACACCACAGGCGCAGGCGATGTCTTCCATGGCGCGTATGCGCTGGCGATCGGCGCCGGCCTCGACGTGCGTGCCGCCATGGCATTTTCGGCGGCCACGGCCGCCATGAAATGCCGCCACGCCGGTGGCCGCAACGGAATCCCCGATATCAACGAGTGTCTTGCATTCATGAGGACGACGCCATGA
- a CDS encoding ABC transporter ATP-binding protein, whose product MASISIRNLVKRYGNFTVIPDLNLEIADHEFVVFVGPSGCGKSTLLRIIAGLEPISSGDLYIGDKRVNGVQAAQRDIAMVFQDYALYPHMKVYDNMSFALELRGVAKAEIDARVRRAAALLHIEPYLDRKPKELSGGQRQRVAMGRAIVRNPKAFLFDEPLSNLDAKLRGQVRAEIKALSQELKTTMVFVTHDQIEAMTMADRIVVLQSGTIQQYDTPETVYERPANQFVAGFIGSPAMNFFPVEWRQERAVLAQGGTVLPLDGATAAHLSKAGNAVLGIRPEHFAVAPDAADGIAINVKLVEPLGSDTLIHFDLAGGSAIARVDPSLRPKVGDRLSLRPQPGKTHLFDASNGQVLR is encoded by the coding sequence ATGGCTTCGATCTCGATCCGCAATCTCGTCAAGCGCTACGGCAATTTCACCGTGATCCCCGATCTCAACCTGGAGATCGCGGACCATGAATTCGTCGTCTTCGTCGGCCCGTCCGGCTGCGGCAAGTCCACCCTGCTGCGCATCATCGCCGGCCTCGAGCCGATTTCGTCGGGAGACCTCTATATCGGCGACAAGCGCGTCAATGGCGTGCAGGCCGCCCAACGCGACATCGCGATGGTGTTCCAGGACTACGCGCTCTATCCGCATATGAAGGTCTACGACAACATGTCGTTTGCACTGGAGCTGCGTGGAGTGGCGAAGGCCGAGATCGACGCGCGTGTGAGGCGCGCGGCTGCGCTTCTGCACATCGAGCCCTATCTCGACCGCAAGCCGAAGGAGCTCTCCGGCGGCCAGCGCCAGCGCGTCGCCATGGGCCGTGCCATCGTACGCAATCCCAAGGCCTTCCTGTTCGATGAGCCATTGTCGAATCTCGACGCAAAACTGCGCGGGCAGGTGCGGGCCGAGATCAAGGCCCTATCGCAGGAGCTGAAGACCACCATGGTCTTCGTCACCCACGACCAGATCGAGGCCATGACCATGGCCGACCGGATCGTCGTGCTCCAGAGCGGCACCATCCAGCAATACGACACGCCGGAGACGGTCTACGAGCGGCCCGCCAACCAGTTCGTCGCCGGCTTCATCGGCTCGCCCGCGATGAACTTTTTTCCGGTCGAATGGCGTCAGGAACGTGCTGTCCTCGCGCAAGGTGGAACGGTGTTGCCGCTGGACGGCGCGACCGCAGCCCACCTGAGCAAGGCTGGCAACGCCGTGCTGGGCATTCGCCCGGAACATTTTGCCGTTGCTCCTGATGCCGCCGATGGCATCGCCATCAATGTCAAGCTGGTCGAGCCGCTCGGCTCGGATACCCTGATCCATTTCGATCTCGCCGGCGGCTCCGCCATCGCGCGGGTCGATCCGTCGCTGCGGCCGAAGGTCGGCGATCGCCTCAGCCTGCGTCCGCAGCCGGGCAAGACCCATTTGTTCGATGCTTCCAACGGACAGGTGTTGCGGTGA
- a CDS encoding zinc-binding dehydrogenase, which translates to MNVSPRPNSIMQAAVFHGNDRITIESVAMPEIGTSEVLVRVSRTALCGSDFKLWHKGAEFTAGHEIFGVVEQPGHRLHGRRCAVYIPLHCDHCAACKRGDTQMCLEVSSLIGWNRPGGYAEYVPVPENCLLPVPDDIEDSLAPLLLDTIGTSGHAVRFVGRVVPPAEAGPVLVMGAGPVGLGVVLALRALGYHDIYVADPNGARLRIAQSFGAKAHPVGDTSKRFALIMECSGAHAARNLGIELVLPRGALVLVGENAAPWTIEEGKVFRRKDFYMIRTFYFPFQDFEPNVELLRRYKDEYRVLVDGEFGLAALPENFARFAKGELIKPVLALD; encoded by the coding sequence ATGAATGTATCACCCCGTCCGAATTCGATCATGCAAGCCGCGGTCTTCCACGGCAACGATCGCATCACCATCGAGAGCGTGGCGATGCCCGAAATCGGCACCAGCGAGGTGCTCGTGCGCGTCTCGCGCACTGCGCTGTGCGGGTCCGACTTCAAGCTCTGGCACAAGGGCGCCGAGTTCACCGCCGGCCATGAGATCTTCGGTGTGGTCGAGCAGCCCGGTCATCGCCTGCATGGCCGTCGCTGCGCCGTCTACATCCCCTTGCACTGCGACCATTGCGCCGCCTGCAAGCGCGGCGACACCCAGATGTGCCTGGAGGTCTCCAGCCTGATCGGCTGGAACAGGCCGGGCGGTTATGCCGAATACGTGCCGGTGCCGGAAAACTGCCTGCTGCCCGTGCCCGATGACATCGAGGACAGCCTCGCGCCGCTGCTACTCGACACCATCGGCACGTCGGGCCACGCCGTGCGCTTCGTCGGCCGCGTGGTGCCGCCGGCCGAGGCCGGGCCGGTGCTCGTGATGGGGGCAGGGCCCGTCGGCCTCGGCGTCGTGCTGGCGCTCCGCGCGCTCGGTTACCACGACATCTACGTCGCTGATCCGAACGGGGCGCGTCTCCGGATCGCGCAATCCTTCGGTGCCAAGGCGCATCCCGTCGGCGACACTTCCAAGCGCTTCGCCCTCATCATGGAATGCTCAGGCGCGCATGCGGCGCGCAACCTCGGCATCGAGCTTGTCCTGCCGCGCGGAGCCCTGGTGCTGGTCGGCGAGAACGCGGCGCCCTGGACCATCGAGGAAGGCAAGGTGTTCCGCCGCAAGGATTTCTACATGATCCGAACCTTCTATTTCCCGTTCCAGGATTTCGAGCCGAATGTCGAGCTGTTGCGCAGATACAAAGACGAATACCGCGTCCTCGTCGACGGCGAGTTCGGCCTCGCGGCTCTTCCCGAGAATTTCGCCCGCTTCGCCAAGGGCGAACTGATCAAGCCGGTTCTGGCGCTGGATTGA
- a CDS encoding carbohydrate ABC transporter permease yields MNDAANTDRWIRWLNTVQLVLAGVLIMAPTVWMVLSSFKPSFEVTAYPPTLLFTPTLENYVELTRTTPFLSYALNSLIVTVGSTALGLLFGIPAAFAVSWTRISWPAILTLAARMAPGTLFLLPWYVMFRQVGMIGSYTALILSHAVITLPIVIWVLLPSFDGIPRSVFEAAQVDGCSVTRILWRIALPLVASGVAVSAILAFVFSWNYFLFALVLSNGDTKTLIAAAFNFIGEGSTQWGALMAAATLIALPPLVLAALVQRWLVSGLTLGAVKG; encoded by the coding sequence ATGAACGACGCTGCCAACACCGATCGCTGGATCCGCTGGCTCAACACCGTGCAGCTCGTGCTGGCCGGCGTGCTCATCATGGCGCCGACGGTCTGGATGGTGCTGTCCTCGTTCAAGCCGTCCTTCGAGGTCACCGCCTATCCGCCGACGCTGTTGTTCACGCCGACATTGGAAAACTATGTCGAGCTGACGAGGACCACGCCGTTCCTGAGCTACGCGCTCAACAGCCTCATCGTCACCGTCGGCTCGACTGCGCTCGGATTGCTGTTCGGTATCCCCGCCGCCTTCGCCGTCTCGTGGACGCGGATTTCGTGGCCGGCGATCCTGACGCTGGCGGCGCGCATGGCGCCCGGCACGCTGTTCCTGCTGCCATGGTACGTCATGTTCCGGCAGGTCGGCATGATCGGTTCCTACACCGCGCTGATCCTCAGCCACGCCGTCATCACGCTGCCGATCGTGATCTGGGTCCTGCTGCCGTCCTTTGACGGCATCCCACGCAGCGTGTTTGAGGCCGCGCAGGTGGATGGATGCAGCGTCACGCGCATTCTCTGGCGCATCGCGCTGCCGCTGGTGGCCTCAGGTGTGGCGGTGTCGGCGATCCTCGCCTTCGTGTTCTCGTGGAACTACTTCCTGTTTGCGCTGGTGCTCTCCAATGGTGACACCAAGACGCTGATCGCGGCGGCCTTCAATTTCATCGGCGAGGGCTCGACGCAATGGGGCGCCCTCATGGCCGCGGCGACGCTGATCGCATTGCCGCCGCTGGTGCTGGCGGCCCTGGTTCAGCGCTGGCTGGTCTCCGGACTGACGCTCGGCGCGGTGAAAGGCTAG
- a CDS encoding carbohydrate ABC transporter permease produces the protein MSDAAATLTQDRQKLEMSALSAPAVIFTVAMIAFPVVYTVWLGFQNFSSTGKQSFAGLANYSRLVSDYEFWHGLWVTIALYVLSLALQLVFGVWLALVLFHAKRLPGIVRSLFISPFMMPPVVASMMWLVILDPSLGAANYILQSLGLPPSDWLASPSLVIPTVALIDSWQWTPYVALIVLGGLQSLPPSVYEAAQIDGASPFKTFQRITLPLLMPTIVTAAILRSVDLLRFFDIIYITTQGGPGNASNTLNIYGFRVGFEFFNIGYASALMLTLTAIVFGAVLAFNRLRGAVAW, from the coding sequence ATGTCCGATGCGGCTGCGACGCTCACGCAGGACCGGCAGAAGCTGGAAATGTCGGCCCTTTCGGCGCCGGCCGTGATCTTCACGGTCGCGATGATCGCGTTCCCCGTCGTCTATACGGTGTGGCTCGGCTTCCAGAATTTCTCCTCGACCGGAAAGCAGTCCTTTGCGGGTCTTGCCAATTATTCCAGGCTGGTCTCCGACTACGAGTTCTGGCACGGCCTATGGGTCACGATCGCCCTCTATGTGCTGTCGCTGGCGCTGCAGCTCGTCTTCGGCGTCTGGCTGGCGCTCGTGCTGTTCCACGCCAAGCGCCTGCCGGGCATCGTGCGCTCGCTGTTCATCTCGCCCTTCATGATGCCGCCGGTGGTCGCCAGCATGATGTGGCTGGTGATCCTCGATCCCTCGCTGGGCGCGGCCAATTACATCCTGCAATCGCTCGGCCTGCCGCCGTCGGACTGGCTGGCCTCGCCATCGCTGGTCATTCCGACCGTCGCGCTGATCGACAGCTGGCAATGGACCCCTTACGTCGCCCTGATCGTGCTTGGCGGTCTGCAATCGCTGCCGCCGAGCGTCTATGAGGCCGCGCAGATCGACGGCGCATCGCCGTTCAAGACCTTCCAGCGCATCACGCTGCCGCTGCTGATGCCGACGATCGTCACCGCGGCGATCCTGCGCAGCGTCGATCTCCTGCGCTTCTTCGACATCATCTACATCACCACCCAGGGCGGCCCGGGCAACGCCTCGAACACGCTCAACATCTACGGCTTCCGGGTCGGCTTCGAGTTCTTCAACATCGGCTATGCCAGCGCCCTGATGCTGACGCTGACGGCGATCGTGTTCGGCGCCGTGCTCGCCTTCAACCGCCTGCGCGGCGCGGTCGCCTGGTGA